The proteins below are encoded in one region of Leucoraja erinacea ecotype New England unplaced genomic scaffold, Leri_hhj_1 Leri_420S, whole genome shotgun sequence:
- the LOC129693767 gene encoding zinc finger protein 239-like translates to MGHNKEKSYECDVCGKAWQRPSKLEIHRQAHTTSTAHTGEKPYGCFTFGKSFTVLSGLREHQRVHSSERPFSCSDCGKGFKSSKDLKVHRRLHTGEWPFTCSDCGKRPYTCAQCGKDFTRSSHLLNHQRTHTGERPYTCAQCGKGFTRSTRLLSHQRVHAGDRPVPSPVCGERFAMASHALSHQHVHTSGQPYDCPYCGEEFDSSRGLRQHRRAHVGEQLLPL, encoded by the coding sequence atggggcacaacaaggagaagagTTATGAGTGCgatgtgtgtggcaaggcctggcagcgCCCGAGCaagctggagatccaccggcaGGCGCACACCACTTCGACTgctcacacgggcgagaagccctatggctgctttACATTCGGCAAGAGCTTTACCGTgttgtcggggctgcgggagcaccagcgggtgcacagcagtgagcggcccttctcctgctccgactgcggcaaaggcttcaaatcGTCCAAAgacctgaaggtgcacaggcggcTTCACACCGGGGAGTGGCCCTTCACCTGCAGTGACTGCGgcaagcgcccctacacctgtgcccagtgcggcaaggactTCACCCGCTCCAGTCACCTGCTGaatcaccagcgcacccacaccggcgagcgcccctacacctgtgcccagtgcggcaagggcttcacccgctccaccaggctgctgtcccaccagcgggtgcacgccggcgaccgtcccgtccccagcccggtgtgtggagagcgctttgccatggcctcccacgccctgtctcaccagcacgtgcacaccagtggccagccctacgactgcccgtactgtggtgaggagtttgacagctcgcgggggttgcggcagcaccggcgggcccacgtcggcgagcagctgctcccactgtga